The genome window GTGCCCGGACGGCTTCCTCGGCTGCAGCTTGACGGTCGATCATCGGAACCACGCCGAACAGGTGCGTTTGAGGCTCGTCACCGAGGACGATGTTCTGAACCGGGCTCAAATTCGGCGCGAGCGCCAGATCCTGATAGAGCGCGGCGATCCCGGACGTCTGGGCGGCGCGTGGCGATCCCGGCTTCAGCAGTTGGCCGAAGGCGTAAACCGTACCGTGGCACGGCGTGATCGCGCCGGTTATGGTCTTGATGATGGTTGTCTTTCCGGCGCCCGGCGGGCCGACGATGCCGACGATTTCGCCCGCAGCGAAGCGCAGATCGATGCCGTGCAGGATCTCGCGGCCGCCGAGACGGACCGCAATGCCGTCGAGGCGCAATGCAACGGCGCCGGCAGGCGCATCATCGGTGGTGGCCGTATCGTGTGAGACCCGTGGGGCCGTGCCGATCACCCGTTTACGCTCCTGGATTGGCGCCGTGACATGCTTTATGCCGCGCCGCTAGTCGGGCACCTTTGCCCAGGCGCCGCTGCGTGCGCTCTCCCATGCCGCATCCGCCAGCAGCAGGGCGCGGCGGCCGTCCTCGACCGTGACAGAGGGCTGGCGCCCGGCCTCGACCGCGTCGACGAAGTCGTTCAGTTCGTTGACATAGGCGTCGCGATACCGCTCCAGGAAAAAATCCAGCAGCGGTGGCTGTGCCTCGGTCTCCGTCGCATTCGACCGCAGCATCGCCGCCGGCCGGTGATTGTCGTTGCGTACCATACCCTTGGCGCCGAAGATTTCGATGCGCTGGTCGTACCCATAGGTCGCCCGGCGGCTGTTGTTGATATGGCAAAGCCGCCCCTTGGCGGTGCGCATGATCACCATTGCGGAATCGAAGTCGCCGGCCTTGCCGATCTCGGGATCGACGAGGCTGCTGCCGGTGGCGAAGACCTCGACCGGCTCGTCATCCAGCAGCCATCGCGCCAGATCGAAATCGTGGATGGTCATGTCACGGAAGATGCCGCCGGAAACGGCGATATAGGACAGCGGCGGCGGGCCCGGGTCGCGGCTGGTGATGATGACCTGCTCGATGGCGCCGACGTCCCCGGCGCGAATGGCGTCGCGGCAGGCGCGCATGGTCGGATCGAAGCGCCGGTTGAACCCGATGCCTGCCGGTACGCCCGATTTCGCCAGTTGGGCGACACAGGTGTCGACACGCCCGATATCGAGGTCGATCGGCTTTTCGCACAGTATCGCCTTGCCGGCATCGGCGGCGGCGATCATCAGGTCGACATGGGTGTTGGTCGAAGACGCTATGAGCACGGCATCGATGTCGTGGGCCTTGAAGGCCGAGGCCGCATCCGGCGCCGTGGCTGCGCCGTAAGCATCGGCCAGCGACCGGGCTGCTTCGGTGACGACATCGACGACGCATGTCAGTTGCGTGCGTGGATTGGCGGCAATGTTGCCGGCATGCAACTTGCCGATGCGCCCGGCCCCGAACAGACAGATATTCAACATTCAGTTTGCCTCGATTTGTGGTGACGGGCCAGTACATGCTAACCCGCTGGTCCCGGTCAGTATTTTGCCGTCCCCGTTTCTTCGCGCCCCGTTTCTTCGCGCCCCGTTTCTTCGCGCCCCGTTCCATCGCGCATGACCGCGACCGTGCGGGCGGCCGCGCCTGTCAACAGGCGAACATCCGAACCGATGGTCACCAGCCGGAAACCCTTGTCGATCATCGACAGGGCGTATTCCGGCGTTCCGTTATGAATACCGGCGATGACACCGTGTTCCGTCGCCTTGGCCAATATCAGATCGATCGCCTCGACCACGACCGGATCTGTCTGATCGAAGCCGGGCGTGCGGCCAAGCGCATTGGACAGATCGGCGGGACCGATATAGACGGCATCGATGCCCGGCACTGAAAGAATGGCGTCGAGATTGTCCAGCGCCTGCCGGGTCTCGATCATCGCGATCACGGCAACGGTATCGTTGGCGCGCGCGGCATAGTCCGCCCCGGCATAGACCGTCGCCCGGATCGGTCCGAAACTGCGGCCGCCCAACGGCGGATAACGGCATGCTTCGACCAGGCGTTCTGCGTCGGCGGCGGAATTGACCATCGGGCAGATGACGCCATAGGCGCCGGCGTCGAGAACCTTCATCAGGATGCCGGGTTCGAGCCAGGGAACCCGCACCAGCGGCACCGTCTCGGTGGTGCTGATCGCCTGCAGCATGGTGACCGCCGTCTGATAGTCGATCAGGCCGTGTTGCAGGTCGATGGTCAGCGTATCCCAGCCCTGATGGGCCATCAGTTCGGCGGAAAAGGACGACGGTATCGCGCACCATCCATTGATCGCCGCGCGATCCTCGGCCCAGAGCCGGCGCAGGCGATTCTCACGCATGGGGGCGGATCTTTCCGTGCCCGGTCCTGGTGTCGCTCATGCGGCCGCTCCCTCCTGCTTGTGACGTCCTGCGCTTGGGCGCAAATTCTTGTTTTGTGTCCCGGTTCCATGAACGGGCCCGTCCGTCGACGGTCCGGTGGACCCTCATATGGACCGAACGTTGCGATAATAAGCAGAACGGAATTTGATTGCAATGACTGTGGAGTATGCGGATATGCGCACTGGCCAGAAACAAAGTTACGCTGTAGGATGGCGGGCGGGAAGTGAAACCATCTCACGGCGCGCACCGTACCGGGCTATCGGATCGGATGTTGCAATTTCATAGTCTAGTGAACAAACATTCTGACGACGAATGGCCGAGATGCCGGGGGCGGCGCCACGGCGTCTGCCAAACAGGCATCGACGGCACCCGTCATAAAGGGAGAGGACGCATGAAGACGGTTCGCCTGACCATGGCCCAGGCTTTGGTTCGCTATCTTGTCGCCCAGCGGACAATCGTTGACGGCGTGGAGGTACCGCTTTTCCCCGGCGTATTCGCAATTTTCGGCCACGGCAACGTCACCTGCATGGGCGAGGCGCTGGAGGCGGTCAAGGACGACATGCCGACATGGCGCGGTCAGAACGAGCAGTCGATGGGACTGGCGGCCGTCGGCTACGCCAAGGCGGCGCGCCGGCGTCAGATCATGGTCTGTTGCAGCTCGATTGGACCGGGTGCGCTGAACATGGTCACGGCGGCGGGGGTGGCGCATGCCAACCGGTTGCCCGTGCTGTTCCTGTCCGGCGACACCTTCGCGAACCGGTTTCCGGATCCTGTGCTGCAACAGGTCGAGCATTTCCACGATGCAACCGTCACCGTCAACGACGCCTTCAAGGCCGTGTCCCGCTACTGGGACCGCATTTCCCGGCCCGAACAGATCCTGTCGTCGCTGCCGCAGGCAGTGGCCACGATGCTGGATCCGGCCGATTGCGGCCCGGCCTTTATCGCGCTTGCCCAGGATGCCCAGGCCGAAGCGTTCGACTATCCCGAAAGCTTCTTCGAGAAGACGGTTCACCGAATTCGCCGGCCGGGCCTGGACGAGGCCGAACTTGAAGACGCCACCAAGCTGCTGAAGAACGCACGATCGCCCATGATCCTTGCCGGTGGGGGGGTTCACTATTCCGGCGCGGTCGATGTGCTGACGGCATTCGCCGAACGACACGGATTGCCGGTGGCTGAAACCATCGCCGGACGCGGGGCGCTGACGCATGACCATCCCAACCTGATCGGGCCGCTGGGGGTAATCGGCGCTGCATCGGCCAACAGCGTCGCCGCAAAAGCCGATCTGGTGCTGGCTGTCGGCACGCGGCTGCAGGATTTCACGACCGGCTCCTGGACCGTTTTCGCCAACCCCGACATGCGCATCGTGTCGCTGAACGCCGCACGGTTCGACGCGACCAAACACCGGTCCGTGTCGTTGATCGGCGACGCAAGGCGGGGACTGGAATCGCTGACCGCCGCACTCGGCGACTGGGCCGCGCCCAAGACCTGGATGCAGGAAGCCGCGCGCGAATACGGTCAATGGAAAGAACTGGTCGACAGCCGGACGGCGCCGGCCAACACGAATCCGCCGACCTATGCCCAGGTGATCGGCGCCGTCAACCGCAAGGCGAGCGAGCGCGATCTGGTGCTGACGGCGGCCGGCGGTCTGCCGGGCGAATTGACCAAGAACTGGAAAACCAAGGCGCCGGGAACCTTCGACTGCGAGTTCGGCTTTTCGTGCATGGGTTACGAAATCGCCGGCGGCTGGGGCGCGAAAATGGCGCGTCCGGACGACGATGTCGTTGTGATGGTCGGCGACGGATCCTATCTGATGCTGAACTCGGACATCTACAGCTCGGTCCTTACCGGCAAGAAGCTCATTGTCGTCGTCTGCGACAATGGCGGGTTTGCCGTGATCGACCGGTTGCAGGTTTTCAAGGGCGGTGAGTCGTTCAACAATCTGCTCAAGGATTCGCGTTCGGTCACCGACGCGCGCGTCGATTTCGCCGCCCATGCCCGATCCCTCGGCGCCGAGGCCGAAAAGGTCGAAAGCATTACGGATTTCGAGGCCGCGTTCGAGCGCGCCAAGGCGGCCGACCGCACCGCCGTCATCGTGATCGACACGGTAGCCCACGACTGGACGCCCGGTGATGCATGGTGGGATGTCGGCGTTCCGGAGGTCAGCGAGCGCGAAGCGGTGCGCAAGGCCTATTCCGATCATTTGCAGGGCCGCACGGGGCAGAGAAAAGGCGTCTGACTCCGAACAGGCGCGCAATCGTCGAAATGGGGAGGAAAACCGATGACCGAAGACAACACCGGAAATCGTTCAGCCAGTGAAACGGGCGGGGGCTCACTGGCGGGACGCTACGCCGTGGTGACCGGGGGGACCCAGGGCCTGGGCCTTGCCACCGCCAGGCTTTTTGCGGCGCGGGGCGCTGCCGGGATCGTCATCTGCGGGCGCAACACCGAGCGCGGCGAGGCGGCGGCGAAGTCGATCTCCGAAGACGGCTGCCCGACGACCTTCGTGGCGGCCGATCTGGCCAATCTCGACGACTGTCGCAAGGTCATCGACACCGCCGCCCAGCGTTTCGGGACGTTGCATGCGCTGGTGAACGCGGCGGCGATCACGGATCGCGGCACCATCATCGACACCTCGCCGGAATTGTTCGACCGCATGATGGCGACCAATGTCCGCGCCCCGTTCTTCCTGATGCAGGACGCCGCCAAGGTCATGCTGCGCACGGGAACCAGGGGAACCGTTGTCAACGTGCTCAGCATGGCGAGCTATGGCGGTCAGCCGTTCATTTGTGCCTATTCGACATCAAAGGGCGCTCTGGCGACACTGACGCGCAGCGCGGGCTTTTCGCTGATGCGCGACGGCATCCGCATCAACGGTCTGAACATCGGCTGGATGGACACGCCCGGTGAGGACGTCATCCAGAAGAAATACCACGGTGCGACCGAGGGATGGCGCGACAAGGCCGAAAGCGATCTGCCCGCCGGGCGCATGTTGAAGCCCGAGGAAGTCGCCCGCGCGATCGCCTTCCTGTCGTCGGATGAGTCCGGCATGATGAGTGGGTCGATCGTCGATTTCGACCAATCGGTCATTGGCTGCTATGAGTCGCCGCCAATGGTTGACCGGCGCGACTGGGGGGTCTGACCCCCCAGCGCTTCGCGTCTTCAGCGGCCCGTGTTCGGGCTGCCCCCGGGGCCCCCGCCTGAACCCCCGCCTGACCCACTGCCTGATCCGGGTGTCGTGCCGGGCCGGTTGGGCGTCGTTGCGGCATTGTCGGGGCGGTCGCGCGAGGGCTCGGCCTGCGTGCCGCCAGTGCTCCTGCTTCCTGCGCCGGAATCTCCCGGGCCGGAATTTCCTGGGCCGGCGTTTCCCGGACCGGTGCTCTGACTGGCACGATCGCCACTTTTACCGGCGGGCTCGCCGATATCGGATTTCGTGTCCTGAGCCATGCGGCGGGCGCCTTCTTCGGTCCTCTTTGCCGCGGCCGATGTCGCCTCCCTGGCCGATTCCGGCGTAAGGCCGCGGCTCTTGAACTCGTTGGCGACATCCTGCGTCGTTTCCTCGGCCACGGTCTTCGCATGGTCGAACTCGTTTTCCGCGAAAGACCTGGCCTCGTCCTTCACCATGTCGCTGGTTTCGCCCATGACCCTGTTTTCGGTCCGGGTGGGCGGGAACATCGCCGCGATCGCCGCGCCGGCAGCCAAGCCGATCGCCCCCAGCACCAGGGGCTGTTCCCTGGCCATGCGTGCGATTCCGTTCTGCGCCCGATCGCTGACGTCATGCATGCGGTGACGCGCGTCGCCCGCCATTTCCGAAGCCCGATGCGACACATCGTGGGCGCGGTCGCTCAGGCCGTGCCGCGCGTGATCTGCGGATCCGCGTGCCGACGAGACCCAGCCCCGGGCCGATGCGACAGCGCCGGAAATCGCGTCTTTGGCGTGCGACGCTTCATCGGAGATTTGGCTTCCCATCGAGGATGCCCGGTCGCGGACCGAGGATACGGCCCCGCCGCCGTGACTGCCGTGCGTGCTGTCGCCATGGCTGTCGATACCGTACCGGCCGTGCGACCGATCGGAGCCGTCGTGGTCCATTCGGCCGGACAACAGGTGCCACCCGATTCCAACGCCGATGAACGCGACCGGCAAGGGATTGTCCCGCACCGAACGTCCCAGATTGCGGGTGAACTCACCGCCTCCGGATTCGCGGGCATAGCGAACCGCCTGGTCCATGATCTGTCCAAGCGACAGTTTCTCGCGAATGTCGTCCAGTGTGCGCGTCAGAAGTTCTCTTTCGTGCTCGACCTCGCGTTCAAGCTCGGCACTGGATTTATCGCGATCGTCGCTCGGCGACCGACGCGCGGGCGTCGGCTCGCCCAGGTGTTTGGCCCGGTGTGTCTCTGCTTCGTGGCGGGTTCGATCCCGGATATCAGCGGTATCGGGAGCCTTGTCGGGTGACCGGTCCGGGCCACCGCCAGAACGGCCGGACTGCTCGCGGCGTTCATGGATATCCTTCTCGATCTCGTCCCTGGATCGGGTCGATACCGTGCTCCCGGGTCCACCTGTCGGGGCCTTTCCGGGATTCCGGATGTTGGTGTTCGATCCGTCGGTCATCAGAATTGCTCCCTGGCGGCGCGCCCGTCCGAACGCAGCTGTGCGACAGTCCGTTTGGGGGTGAGACTGGCCGCCTTGATGTCGTTCATGCCCTTTCGCAGCAAGATGAAGCCGATCAGGGCAACCACCAGTCCAACAGCAAGCGTGCTCCATTCGATGTCGAGACCGAATTCCACCAGCCAGGCAACTGCGCTATCGAGAAGCACAAGGAATCCCGCGAGCAGGATTAGCCCACCCATGGCTGCATAAACGATGGCGCCGGTAGCCTGATGTACCTTTTCGGAGGCTTCGGTCTTCGCCAGCCGGACTTCCTTGAGGAAGAGCGTCGACAGATGTTCGACCATATCGCTGAAAAGTTCGGGCAGGTTCTTGCCTGTGTTCATTGCGGCCTCCCTGATCTGTGGGGATCGACGGACCCGGTGCCGTGCATTTGGTGTTCGTCTTCACTGCTCCGCAGGAACCGCGACAGCGCGACCCCGACCAGAAGCGCACCACTGAAAAAGACGACGGGTTCCCGCCTTGCGAAATCGTTCACTTCGCGGAATACGCCGCGCATATCGTAGTCGCGCAGCGTCTCTGAAAACTTGTGCGTTCCTTCAGCCGCGCCGCGTGCGATGCGCGCGAGTTGCGGCGAGGACTGCTCAAGTTCCTCGGCGGCCCGATCGACGGCTCTGGCCACGTTGTCGATCTGCTCGGCGCCCATTTCCTTTTGCTCAGCGGCAAACTCGCTGATCTGCCGCTTCGCTCCGGACGCTATTTCGCCCCCCTCGCGGCGGAGGCTGTCTATCGCTCCCCCAGTGGCTCCCCCGGTGGCTCCCGCGGTGGCCCCTTCTGAGGCTCCGGACGGCCCGGACGCCTGGTCCTTACTGTCTGTCTGCGGGCCGGTATTCGGGTCCCGGCTGCGCATTGTCGGATCGGGCCCGCTTGGCCTTTGAATATTGTCACTCATCGCTTCTTGTCCCTCCACTATCCGGTCCGGTTGCCTCCTCTGTTGTTTTCTGCAGAAGCAGACCGACCTCGTGTTCCGACCAAACATCGTATTTGGAATTAGGTTCCGATGGATTTCCGGAGGACGCCATTCGAGGACGACGCGGCCGCCAATGGAACCATCACAGCGCCTGGAGGTTGCGTCGGAGATCAGTACGGGGATGGCTGTTGGGGCACACCGCAAGGCCGCGCGCATGAAATCGATAGACGCCGAGTGCTGCATCGTCGGCGGCGGACCGGCAGGGCTGACGGCCGCGATATTCCTCGCCCGCTTCCGACGACGTTTCGTCCTGATCGACGCCGGGGAAAGCAGGGCCGCCTGGATACCGCGGACGCACAATCATCCGGCCTTTCCTGATGGTATAAACGGCGATGTGCTCCTGGACCGGATGCGCGAGCAACTGGCGCATTTCGGTGCGGCACGGCAGTCGGGGCTGGTTGCCGGCGTCCGCCGAAAGCCCGAGGCCGGACTGGTCGTCGAGATGGAGAACGCGACCGTCGAGGCCCGGTTCCTCGTAATGGCGACAGGCGTCACCGATCGGTTGGCGCTGCCGCCGGAGAGGCCCTGTTTCTGCGCGGCTACACGCCCGACATCATGCTGATCACATTGGGCGGCGAACCCGAACTGTCCGACGAGAATCTCGGGCGGCTGAAATCTGCCGGTATCGGGATGGTATGCACGGCGGTCACCGGTATCGCCGTAGCGTCCGAGCCCGGTCGCGAGGTGCCCGACGAAGCCGTTGCCGAGCGTGTGACGGCGGGAAGCGGGCCGGGAGTCCGGATCACATTCTCTGACGGCGCCGAGCGCGTTTTCGATGCCGTCTATTCCGGCCTCGGGGTCGACCCCAACGTCGGTCTTGCGAAATCGCTGGGTATGGTGCTGGGCGAGGGCGGGCGGATCGTTACCGACGAACGGCAGAAAACCTCGGTGCCGGAGATCTACGCCGCAGGCGACGTCGTGACCGGCTTGAACCAGATCGCGGTCGCCATGGCCCAGGGCGAAATCGCGGCAACGGCCATTCACAACACCCTGCGTCAGGAAGAGAACCGCTGTCTTGCCTAGCCCTGTGGACCGTCCCCCCGGCGCTGGCCTCAAAGGGACATGACCTGTCGTTCAAAATCGGTTACTGTGAAATCGCTGTTCCGGGATTTCAGGTCGCCCGGTCCGATATGGAAATACGAATTATCGATTTGTGATTATTGACATACAAGAACACTGTCCAAGGAGAGTGTCGTGAGTAAAGAGAGAATCAAAATCGAACAGCAAAGCGGTTTGGGGCTGCTATGGATCGCCGGCTGGCTGTTCACGATTGGTTACAGCGGTCTGGGCTTCTGGTCGGGCCTGCTTGCAGTCCTGGTGTGGCCGTATTTTCTGGGCACCGATCTGGCTCCCTTGGGAGAGATCGCTCAATCCGCGCCTTGAGCTTGCTGCAGGATCAGATCGTCGGGCCTTGATCAGCCCAACCCGGCGACGGTGTAGAGGAACCCGCTCATGACATTCGAAATCGTAAACGCCGCAGCGCAGCCGATGCTTTTCGTTACACGGACAGCCGGCATGGATTCCACCGAAATTGCCGGCATCATGGGGGAAGCGTTCGACACGATGGCGGCCTTCATGGGCCGCAATGGAATCGCTCCTGCGGGGGCTCCTTTGGCCATATACCGTGACTGGGATGGGAAGACCATGAAGGTCGATGTCGGATTTCCCGTCAGTTCGGCCGATGCCGCAATCACCGATCCTCCAGTCACCGATCCCCCAGTCACCGATTCCGGCGTGAAGTCGGGCTGGACGCCAGACGGCAAGGCCCTGAAGGCGGTGCATCGAGGTGCCTATTCGGAATTGCGTCGAACCTACGATGCGATGGAAAGCCACGTTAACCAGACGGGCATGAAAACCAGGGATATTGCCTGGGAGGTGTATGTAAATGATCCGGATCAGACGCCGGAAGGCGACCTTCTGACAGAGATCTACATGCCTCTCGCCTGAGGATTCGGTTCAGCAGCGCGCCACTGCGTGCCACCCCGCAATTCTTCCCGATCCGATCGAATTCCCGACGATGCTCAGGAGACAGAGTGGCCCGCGGCATCGTCGATCGCAGTCATCACGGCATCCGTGGCCGATTGGTGGATCATGTGGCCAACCCCCGGCACCCGATAGAATTTGCTGCCGGGCACGTCTTCATGAAGCCGTGCGGAATGCACCCTCGGGTCGATGAGGCGGTCATCGTCCCCGGCGATGATAACGACGGGCAGGTTCAACCGGCCATAGCCGTCGCGCCCGCCG of Fodinicurvata sp. EGI_FJ10296 contains these proteins:
- a CDS encoding ATP-binding cassette domain-containing protein produces the protein MIGTAPRVSHDTATTDDAPAGAVALRLDGIAVRLGGREILHGIDLRFAAGEIVGIVGPPGAGKTTIIKTITGAITPCHGTVYAFGQLLKPGSPRAAQTSGIAALYQDLALAPNLSPVQNIVLGDEPQTHLFGVVPMIDRQAAAEEAVRALDALGVRLEPSQYHSPVRRLSGGQRQAVAIARALRTSARLLLMDEPTAALGHAGRTLLIDIVQRLAAGGVTVIIVSHDIDMLARVAHRLVVVRRGRIRGDDAPTALDLDRLREEMGEERTDAPDDHGSAPWYRFDLAGWIRGR
- the iolG gene encoding inositol 2-dehydrogenase, with the protein product MLNICLFGAGRIGKLHAGNIAANPRTQLTCVVDVVTEAARSLADAYGAATAPDAASAFKAHDIDAVLIASSTNTHVDLMIAAADAGKAILCEKPIDLDIGRVDTCVAQLAKSGVPAGIGFNRRFDPTMRACRDAIRAGDVGAIEQVIITSRDPGPPPLSYIAVSGGIFRDMTIHDFDLARWLLDDEPVEVFATGSSLVDPEIGKAGDFDSAMVIMRTAKGRLCHINNSRRATYGYDQRIEIFGAKGMVRNDNHRPAAMLRSNATETEAQPPLLDFFLERYRDAYVNELNDFVDAVEAGRQPSVTVEDGRRALLLADAAWESARSGAWAKVPD
- a CDS encoding aldolase/citrate lyase family protein, with translation MRENRLRRLWAEDRAAINGWCAIPSSFSAELMAHQGWDTLTIDLQHGLIDYQTAVTMLQAISTTETVPLVRVPWLEPGILMKVLDAGAYGVICPMVNSAADAERLVEACRYPPLGGRSFGPIRATVYAGADYAARANDTVAVIAMIETRQALDNLDAILSVPGIDAVYIGPADLSNALGRTPGFDQTDPVVVEAIDLILAKATEHGVIAGIHNGTPEYALSMIDKGFRLVTIGSDVRLLTGAAARTVAVMRDGTGREETGREETGREETGTAKY
- the iolD gene encoding 3D-(3,5/4)-trihydroxycyclohexane-1,2-dione acylhydrolase (decyclizing) → MKTVRLTMAQALVRYLVAQRTIVDGVEVPLFPGVFAIFGHGNVTCMGEALEAVKDDMPTWRGQNEQSMGLAAVGYAKAARRRQIMVCCSSIGPGALNMVTAAGVAHANRLPVLFLSGDTFANRFPDPVLQQVEHFHDATVTVNDAFKAVSRYWDRISRPEQILSSLPQAVATMLDPADCGPAFIALAQDAQAEAFDYPESFFEKTVHRIRRPGLDEAELEDATKLLKNARSPMILAGGGVHYSGAVDVLTAFAERHGLPVAETIAGRGALTHDHPNLIGPLGVIGAASANSVAAKADLVLAVGTRLQDFTTGSWTVFANPDMRIVSLNAARFDATKHRSVSLIGDARRGLESLTAALGDWAAPKTWMQEAAREYGQWKELVDSRTAPANTNPPTYAQVIGAVNRKASERDLVLTAAGGLPGELTKNWKTKAPGTFDCEFGFSCMGYEIAGGWGAKMARPDDDVVVMVGDGSYLMLNSDIYSSVLTGKKLIVVVCDNGGFAVIDRLQVFKGGESFNNLLKDSRSVTDARVDFAAHARSLGAEAEKVESITDFEAAFERAKAADRTAVIVIDTVAHDWTPGDAWWDVGVPEVSEREAVRKAYSDHLQGRTGQRKGV
- a CDS encoding SDR family oxidoreductase; translated protein: MTEDNTGNRSASETGGGSLAGRYAVVTGGTQGLGLATARLFAARGAAGIVICGRNTERGEAAAKSISEDGCPTTFVAADLANLDDCRKVIDTAAQRFGTLHALVNAAAITDRGTIIDTSPELFDRMMATNVRAPFFLMQDAAKVMLRTGTRGTVVNVLSMASYGGQPFICAYSTSKGALATLTRSAGFSLMRDGIRINGLNIGWMDTPGEDVIQKKYHGATEGWRDKAESDLPAGRMLKPEEVARAIAFLSSDESGMMSGSIVDFDQSVIGCYESPPMVDRRDWGV
- a CDS encoding DUF3618 domain-containing protein — encoded protein: MTDGSNTNIRNPGKAPTGGPGSTVSTRSRDEIEKDIHERREQSGRSGGGPDRSPDKAPDTADIRDRTRHEAETHRAKHLGEPTPARRSPSDDRDKSSAELEREVEHERELLTRTLDDIREKLSLGQIMDQAVRYARESGGGEFTRNLGRSVRDNPLPVAFIGVGIGWHLLSGRMDHDGSDRSHGRYGIDSHGDSTHGSHGGGAVSSVRDRASSMGSQISDEASHAKDAISGAVASARGWVSSARGSADHARHGLSDRAHDVSHRASEMAGDARHRMHDVSDRAQNGIARMAREQPLVLGAIGLAAGAAIAAMFPPTRTENRVMGETSDMVKDEARSFAENEFDHAKTVAEETTQDVANEFKSRGLTPESAREATSAAAKRTEEGARRMAQDTKSDIGEPAGKSGDRASQSTGPGNAGPGNSGPGDSGAGSRSTGGTQAEPSRDRPDNAATTPNRPGTTPGSGSGSGGGSGGGPGGSPNTGR
- a CDS encoding phage holin family protein, producing the protein MNTGKNLPELFSDMVEHLSTLFLKEVRLAKTEASEKVHQATGAIVYAAMGGLILLAGFLVLLDSAVAWLVEFGLDIEWSTLAVGLVVALIGFILLRKGMNDIKAASLTPKRTVAQLRSDGRAAREQF
- a CDS encoding NAD(P)/FAD-dependent oxidoreductase; protein product: MEPSQRLEVASEISTGMAVGAHRKAARMKSIDAECCIVGGGPAGLTAAIFLARFRRRFVLIDAGESRAAWIPRTHNHPAFPDGINGDVLLDRMREQLAHFGAARQSGLVAGVRRKPEAGLVVEMENATVEARFLVMATGVTDRLALPPERPCFCAATRPTSC
- a CDS encoding FAD-dependent oxidoreductase — encoded protein: MLITLGGEPELSDENLGRLKSAGIGMVCTAVTGIAVASEPGREVPDEAVAERVTAGSGPGVRITFSDGAERVFDAVYSGLGVDPNVGLAKSLGMVLGEGGRIVTDERQKTSVPEIYAAGDVVTGLNQIAVAMAQGEIAATAIHNTLRQEENRCLA
- a CDS encoding GyrI-like domain-containing protein encodes the protein MTFEIVNAAAQPMLFVTRTAGMDSTEIAGIMGEAFDTMAAFMGRNGIAPAGAPLAIYRDWDGKTMKVDVGFPVSSADAAITDPPVTDPPVTDSGVKSGWTPDGKALKAVHRGAYSELRRTYDAMESHVNQTGMKTRDIAWEVYVNDPDQTPEGDLLTEIYMPLA